A region from the Triticum aestivum cultivar Chinese Spring chromosome 3D, IWGSC CS RefSeq v2.1, whole genome shotgun sequence genome encodes:
- the LOC123073901 gene encoding germin-like protein 11-1, producing MKLFTVMFSYLLLLGLYTPPSLSDSPPLQDMCPMAPQDERKLFMNGYLCKHPSTILASDFKTLLLNHAGKLDNMVRSSANIVTAAEFPGLNTLGMSMARTDIDSYGIVLPHSHPRASEMMFVHDGSVLAGFFDTTGKLFQKRLCEGDVFIFPRGLVHFIMNYGLRLATTFSVLNSQNPGVVGITHAMFAPDSDVAEGLVARMMKFREMEISDNKTTDFPWTS from the coding sequence ATGAAGCTCTTCACTGTCATGTTTTCCTACCTCCTCCTTCTTGGCCTCTATACACCACCAAGCCTGTCAGACAGTCCACCTCTTCAAGATATGTGCCCTATGGCGCCTCAGGATGAAAGGAAGCTGTTCATGAACGGCTACCTCTGCAAGCACCCGAGCACCATTCTGGCTTCCGATTTCAAGACATTGCTTCTCAACCATGCCGGGAAACTAGACAACATGGTCCGGTCATCGGCGAACATCGTCACCGCTGCCGAGTTCCCTGGCCTCAACACCCTTGGCATGTCGATGGCACGCACCGACATCGACTCCTACGGGATAGTGCTTCCCCACTCTCACCCAAGGGCGTCGGAGATGATGTTTGTCCATGATGGCAGCGTGCTGGCCGGTTTCTTTGACACCACCGGTAAGCTGTTTCAGAAGAGATTATGTGAGGGGGATGTTTTCATCTTTCCCCGTGGTCTTGTTCACTTCATCATGAACTATGGTCTCCGTCTTGCCACGACGTTCTCGGTGCTCAACAGTCAGAACCCTGGTGTGGTTGGAATCACCCACGCGATGTTTGCGCCAGATTCAGATGTAGCTGAGGGGCTGGTGGCAAGAATGATGAAGTTCAGAGAGATGGAAATCTCTGACAACAAGACTACTGATTTTCCATGGACTTCCTGA